In the genome of Aedes aegypti strain LVP_AGWG chromosome 2, AaegL5.0 Primary Assembly, whole genome shotgun sequence, the window GTGTTGCTTTAGTAAATGTAAAGAATTTTTATCATTTAATTTTGTGTGGAAAAAGACAttcaacttcaaatttctcgaaaataataacctctttttgaaaaaaaaatgtgtttggcCAAATAGCcaattttgatttaattttgttttcctgaattaattaatttgtagtagtttttttttgataacaTTTGACAgtgattcaaattaaaaaaaatgtcatgaaaATCTGGATTAACTATTCATTGGTTATTTCATCAACGTGCTCAATcatgttttcaattaaattgaCAACAAGTCATTAATTATGTTATgttttttccaattttaatATTGTATATGCTATACATCATAGCCTATTATTGGTGTTTCTGCTTGTTTGGTCCAGGTAGTATCGGCCCTACGTTGTAATTTCTAGCGGACTGGATGATGACAAAaaacaacttgttttttttttaaggcactccgtgctcgtggccactactgtgccggactcagttgatcttgtagcttctttaccgatacagatctattttcaactcatctatatttacatctagtttcactctctcctactcttttactctcacaccgagcaggtaggacagagctctgctgttagtgaggctagctgcctgcgaagagggtcagtttgtctcagtcaccatctgatactgacggaggatggatgttctccccaaagcacggtgcTCCGTTCTCCtcaaaaggtgtttcgtgcaacaagaccggcagatggcggtaatgtgaaacgtcaaacgcgaagaaaaacgatgcgcggaCTACCAGAGGAGttagatttgtaacatagcgaatttgaaatgatcgttaaatgagtggtcgatagaaatttcctcagtgttacgtctgtttgtctgtgacctaactataatctattggaccattgaacacccctttaattgcaaacatagcacagaaaataaaaaatattcgcctctgtttcttgatcagaatgagtgtgggtcagcgaatgttacaagtgttgacacacaatgatcggcgccaaacagtgggtggtgtgtgtctttcttgttttcgttcatgggtcgttatcttccacgaacgataaatgtcatgcgtgttgtatgaatgcaggcggatcaatgggatgaaattatggctcgtgtttcaatgatcgttaaattgtCCAAAGCCTGGTGCcattggagccggccttctgacaCCTGATACCTACAATCTATTTCAATCGACCTTTAAAaatgtggtcgatggacaattaTGGACAATGGCGATGTGACGTCTGTCTGTGTTGGATTATTTGCACCACCCTATTTTCAGTGCATGGCTGCGGATGCAGTCGCAATGGAATTCCTTTTATGCTACTGGCAGCCCTGTTTTCTAATTAGAAAAGGTAAATTCACCACATTCACTTTCTTGTTTTGATCGCTGTTTTCGTTTGCACTTTTCCCTTCTTCGCACGTGCGTTCCATCCATAACGTAACACGATTACCGGCACTGCACATCTTTAGcgcaaatttgattgaaatcaaaattaaaatgttaCGTACCAGAAAAGTGCTACTTATTCTCACAAGATCTAAACACAGTAAAACGCATTGGGTAAGTCTAACGTGATTCTCTTGTTCAATAGTGATTCAATCCACCTCATCGTTTCCTTAGTCGCAAGCCCAGAAGAAGCAGTTCACCAAAGATCGCGCCTTGGAAAACTTCGACGACTTCTACGGCCAGGTGTTCGGCAAGCAATGGAAAAGCATCCGGGTGGCCCTGCTGACGGAGCACAAGTACATGGCCCTGGTGAACCAGTTCGGGGACAGCGAACAGACGGCGGATTTTCTCCGGGCGGACGGCGCTATAAATCTGAGGGATATTTACGAGGCCAAGAAGCAATTTCTGACGCGGGACGATTCCAAGATGTTTTCGGATGATAAGATTTTCAAATTGGATCAGAAGATTGAGGCGTTTGCCGAGACGCAACAGAGGCAGGAGCTGGAGAAACTGTACAAGGAGGATGTGCCGGATTTGGAGGGTGTGAGGGAAGTGAATGAAACTGCGGAAGAGTTCGTTGATTACAAGAAATCTCTGAACCGGACACTGAGGGACGATGCCGAAATGGACTTTCAACGGTTGATAGACCATAATGTGGGAGTGGCTGGACTGCAGGAATTTATTCCGGCGTCCAAGCTGAAGGGGATGGAGGATTTCATTTCGGAATCGGACCACTACAAGTACTACAACAATAGCGCAGATTTCCCGGTATCGATCGAGATGGAACACAGTTTTGAGATTCCGGAAAATTTggaaatattctcctatgaacgaGGAAACGTTTCCGACTTCCGGCCGCCTCGAAGTTGCTCTACCGGAGTTCTATCGCATTTCCTGATGGATGGGGCTTCGGTGCTCCCTGCTTTGGCATTGGACGTCCAGCCGGGAGATCGTGTTCTGGATGCTTGCGCTTCCCCTGGAGGGAAATCGCTTTTGATGCTGCAAACTCTTCGACCAGGAACTTTGGTATGCAATGATGTTCAGGAGAGTCGCGTTAACAAAATCAAGAAACTGATGAACAGTTACTTTTATAACTTCGGAGAAGCGTGTAAAAAGCAGCGCTGTTTCGTCACACACCAAGACGCTCGCGACATAAAGGAGTACGAAATGTACGACCGGATTCTGGTGGATGTCCCCTGCACGACGGATCGGCACTCGGTGATGGAGAACGATAATAACATCTTCAAATCGAGTCGGGTGAAGGAGCGATTGCGATTGCCCGAACTTCAGGCAGGTATTCTGACGAACTGCATGAAACTGTTAAGGCCTGGTGGAACGCTGGTCTATTCCACTTGCAGTTTGAGTCCAGTGCAGAATGACGGTGTGGTTCACATGGCGCTCAGCAACGTGTTCAGCGATACGGGAATGACCCTGACTGTTAAGTATGTGAACGAAccatttcttccaaaaacttaGTTATTCTAATCACATTCTTTCGTGTTTCAGGGACTTGAGCTTGGTTATGCAGCCGTTTTCCGACATGTACAAATTCGCCTACCCAAACACGCTGAAATACGGTCAACTAGTTCTGCCATTCCTGCCGGCGAATTTCGGACCAATGTACTTCTGCAAACTAGTTCGGAATAATTAGTCATATTATAAAAGTTAGAAATGTGAATTATTGTTTAATTTGTAACAAGAAGATTCTTAAGTTAATAGAAGATATTGCTTCATGTTttcattttcttctttttcggCTTGGCCGCAATTGGAGCTGGTGCTTTAAAAACGGTGCTGTAAGAAATAAGGGACGTTGTAAGGCAAAATTTCTTAGCTCGTTCCTATAACGGTGATACTTACTGACAAGTGGTGCAAATTGGACTGAATTTGCAGAAAATGGAAAGACACACAGAACAGACGTAGCCAATGTCGATCAGTTCCCGATGACAGAAGCAAGCCGCCCGGTAATCGACCTTGACCGGTGGCGGAAGCACTAGCTTACACCTAGTTAGAGGTTCCGGCAGGAACACCCACTGAAATTAGACATCATCTTAGTACAACCTGGTGTTATTCGGTTTTAATCCATCCACTGACCAGCAAATACTGCAGGAAGCCATCCAGCTGCGGAAGTTTAAGGTACTGTCCCCCGGTGATATCACATCCCTGCTGGAGCAAACTCAGCGGCTTATCCAGGGCACAAACGTCCAGCGAGACGTTTTGCTTCTGTGCGGTAAAAAACACGTTCATGTAGGTCATATACTGCGAGGCGCACTCGTTGCTTCCCGTGACGACCAGTATCCGGGAATTGATCTTCACTCCCGCCGGTTTGTTGCGATGTACCTGGAATAGGCATTAAACATCAATAATCCATTCCCCCTAGCTTCTGTTCTTGATAATTACCCTGGCAATGTAGCACAACGCCATGGCCATACTTCCGGCCAGCAGCGACTCGGTGGGGACCGTCAACCGGGGAGCTTCGCTTATCACTTTGGCCAACTTCTGTTTGATGGTTTTCTCGACCAGCGTGAAAGCTTCGTACTGTCCGTCGACCTGCCGGATATCCAGCGGCTTTCCTGGCGTTGGGTAAAGGAACTCCGTAGCATGATGATGGCAAGCCAAGACCGCCAACTTATTCTGGGCCTTCTGCATTAGATGAGCGTTGGCAAAGGCCACAATCGAGTCCAGACATTGGGTCAAATGGTGGGGATTTTCGCGAATGATCCGCTGGGAGGGATTCGTGTCCATCACAATGACCAGCAAGCTGGCATCTTTGTTTTCTGGAAAACCGAACGAAGCAGAGTTTTAAACGTCGATAAATCCTAttcacccctattcttgtttacgttcgaatgcgcttacgatcgaaaaccgtttcgcattctcgtttacgccagcaaaatcaaatgggccatggattcgaacgaataggattcgatcgaatgttagatccgccgtaaacaagaatgagggtgaTTGTTTTTAGAGTATTTACCTTCCATTTTCCAGCACTGATCGATATAAATTACAAAACGCGAGATGGACCAACCAATGGTCTTAGCCTGTCGAGTACGAcaatccaaagaaaaaaaaaataaattacaaaacatCAGATTCTGATGTTTTGCTTTTTGCGTCTTTTGCTTGACAGACCGGTGCGTGACTGACTGTCAATTTTATTCACCACGAATATATTTTCACCAAACGGCTGCGTTTTGCATTCTGAAAAATTTATAGAAGTCATTTGGCGTAGGACTACAAAAGTAAAcaccccattaaacatttgacagtccAATAGCTGactaaatagggtcctaaagcccagtcccaattttagtgccaaacgcttaagtttaagccaaaaacacatgtttactcaattttctaatgttttccgttggtttaagcccaaaaaacatgtttttagattttgtcacatcctttggcttaaactcaaattttgggtgtattttgttttccgtgtcccttacgaaatgtcagataggaacaaccccagtggtcgaactaaaacccctgtggtgtttttgtcgactaagcgaacgtcaaacatgatcaaaagtgtcaaagttcatttatgaaccaaatttttaaattaaagttcaaacaTGATATAgtcattatttgagcgggaaaaattgctaaagtagttacccggataaaaacgtatcattcagcgaatggaataaaccattaatgtacaatataacgtattggatacaatacagcgtattgtaattgaatgtcgaagcaatattattcttgtttggataaacaattcaaaaacaatataatatattgtaacagaacattgtattgtttttaattggttttataccttacaattttggtcaaattcctatttttgcGTAatacaactgttgcttttttctatgtagctttgctgaaaaaaataaacaaaacaagttcagaaagcaagaaatgttgggtgaaaaatattcaaaaagtaaaaataagtagttttttagaagtcacttgacattagctataacgacgaatgcaaccatgatacagttcgttgaattgtttttgtattgtacaacaatacacgaattactaatcaagacaatacatgaacaatatatcgttttgtattttcaaaatgtttgtatgagaaaatatctatatttgtattgttacgatacttaaccacccatacattatattgcaaaaatctcatataccatacagtgaactgttcaaaacaatatattgtactgtaattgtattgtcattttacaatatactgtattgtatttccaatatattgaatggtactgttacaatgcgttatattgtttttgtattgtattttttatccgggtacagtaacatgctttttcgtgttattaaataaaaacaagatttcattaaaaattttaggacctaattggttgaaaaatcggtcgattgttgcaccgatacttatggaagtttaacacagcgatcaactgactaatcgctagattaaatcgggtgaccgaggaaatctgatgtttagtaggtcaacttacttggattttacttaaaatacttaaaatataTTCGCTTGATCCCTGTGTTaatcttccataagcgtcggtgcaacaatcgacaATATATTTATATTACTCTCTGCGCTACACGcgcatttcaaatgcattccAATACTTATCATTTTTTGAGCTATTCGAGTGTAATAGGAGTcatataaactttaaacatTGAAGATATTGGTTTCATACAGAAGTCATTTGCTGCCAGCATATACCTGGTATTTGCTTCGCATTTAACTTCTCCAGACAGATTGAATATTGCGTGCTGGTATGTAATAATATAGTTAAAATGGCAGTTCAGAAGGGTGGAGAAGCAGCGACTGtacataaaattcaattttatgtATCAGAAATCTCATCAAAGGTAAACAATCGACTGAAATGCTAAACCACATAAAATtaagagaaaattattatttgaaattcTATTCTCCAAATCTCAAAAAGGCAGAGTAACAAAATAGAAATAAAACATAAGATCTAATGAAaggtaagttttttttaacaacaaTATAGACGGAATTCCAATTAAACATTTCCTTCCCTTTCAACAGATTCATAATGTATTTTTCGCAGCATAAGTCAAACTGGATTCCGTAAACAATATCAATCATACCTGCGGAAGTATCTTCCATGCCAACCGGTTGCAAAAACAATCATTTTAGGGCtggttcatatatttcataacgctta includes:
- the LOC5576430 gene encoding 5-methylcytosine rRNA methyltransferase NSUN4, which gives rise to MLRTRKVLLILTRSKHSKTHWSQAQKKQFTKDRALENFDDFYGQVFGKQWKSIRVALLTEHKYMALVNQFGDSEQTADFLRADGAINLRDIYEAKKQFLTRDDSKMFSDDKIFKLDQKIEAFAETQQRQELEKLYKEDVPDLEGVREVNETAEEFVDYKKSLNRTLRDDAEMDFQRLIDHNVGVAGLQEFIPASKLKGMEDFISESDHYKYYNNSADFPVSIEMEHSFEIPENLEIFSYERGNVSDFRPPRSCSTGVLSHFLMDGASVLPALALDVQPGDRVLDACASPGGKSLLMLQTLRPGTLVCNDVQESRVNKIKKLMNSYFYNFGEACKKQRCFVTHQDARDIKEYEMYDRILVDVPCTTDRHSVMENDNNIFKSSRVKERLRLPELQAGILTNCMKLLRPGGTLVYSTCSLSPVQNDGVVHMALSNVFSDTGMTLTVKDLSLVMQPFSDMYKFAYPNTLKYGQLVLPFLPANFGPMYFCKLVRNN
- the LOC5576426 gene encoding general transcription factor IIH subunit 3, with amino-acid sequence MFCNLFFFSLDCRTRQAKTIGWSISRFVIYIDQCWKMEENKDASLLVIVMDTNPSQRIIRENPHHLTQCLDSIVAFANAHLMQKAQNKLAVLACHHHATEFLYPTPGKPLDIRQVDGQYEAFTLVEKTIKQKLAKVISEAPRLTVPTESLLAGSMAMALCYIARVHRNKPAGVKINSRILVVTGSNECASQYMTYMNVFFTAQKQNVSLDVCALDKPLSLLQQGCDITGGQYLKLPQLDGFLQYLLWVFLPEPLTRCKLVLPPPVKVDYRAACFCHRELIDIGYVCSVCLSIFCKFSPICTTCHTVFKAPAPIAAKPKKKKMKT